A genomic region of Christiangramia sp. OXR-203 contains the following coding sequences:
- a CDS encoding carboxypeptidase-like regulatory domain-containing protein produces the protein MNAKLLNPISGKSSLLFFLSFILCSLQIYAFQPSAKAFNEYKGEVVNERTGRPISSAYLSLNNSNISTITNADGVFSLKVPEDMTEATVTISVLGFQSKTLPLDYFKPEDTRIELSETMEELTEVSLYKATNPRLLVQDMLDKKDENYLSDQSIMTSFYRETIKKGWSNVSLSEAVVKIHKTSYKDSKKDLVSLYKARKSTDYDKLDTLALKLRGGPFNTLYLDMMKYTEYVLRPRMMDSYDFSFGEPAKINDRYTYVVNFRERDESDPWYYGKLFIDAETSTLVKADYNLNVDNRNAAQEMFVKKKPNGAKVYPTALNYQVDYAQNNGKWHFAYGKAQMDYVVNWKRKIFNSKYKINSEMVVTDWQPYSEEEFKMNQELIRPNIVMVDDVSGFYDSQFWGNNNIIEPEKSIQNAIDKIKRKMD, from the coding sequence ATGAATGCAAAACTTTTAAACCCTATTTCAGGAAAAAGTAGCCTGCTATTTTTTCTTAGTTTTATTCTATGTTCATTACAGATATATGCTTTTCAGCCTTCGGCTAAAGCGTTTAATGAATATAAAGGTGAAGTGGTGAATGAGAGAACCGGAAGACCTATTTCTTCAGCATACCTTTCCCTGAATAATAGTAACATTTCAACCATCACGAATGCTGATGGTGTGTTTTCCCTCAAAGTTCCAGAGGATATGACTGAAGCTACCGTGACCATATCTGTTCTTGGATTTCAAAGTAAAACCCTTCCCCTGGATTATTTTAAACCAGAAGACACCCGTATAGAACTTTCAGAAACTATGGAAGAACTTACGGAAGTTAGCTTATATAAAGCAACTAATCCACGCCTGCTGGTTCAGGACATGCTGGACAAAAAGGATGAAAATTATCTTTCAGATCAAAGTATCATGACTTCCTTTTACCGGGAAACAATCAAGAAAGGATGGAGTAATGTTAGCTTATCTGAAGCAGTTGTAAAGATCCACAAAACATCTTACAAGGATAGCAAAAAAGATCTTGTATCTCTATATAAGGCTAGAAAAAGCACAGATTATGATAAACTGGACACCCTGGCGTTAAAGTTACGCGGTGGCCCTTTTAATACATTATACCTGGATATGATGAAATATACAGAGTATGTGCTTAGACCACGTATGATGGATAGCTACGATTTTAGCTTTGGTGAGCCTGCCAAGATCAATGATCGTTATACTTATGTTGTAAATTTTAGAGAACGTGATGAGTCAGATCCATGGTATTACGGGAAACTTTTTATCGATGCTGAAACTTCAACTCTGGTTAAAGCTGATTATAACCTGAACGTAGATAATAGAAATGCTGCTCAGGAGATGTTTGTAAAGAAAAAACCAAATGGAGCGAAAGTTTATCCTACAGCGTTGAATTACCAGGTTGATTACGCTCAGAATAATGGGAAATGGCACTTTGCCTATGGAAAAGCGCAGATGGATTATGTAGTTAACTGGAAACGTAAGATCTTCAATTCTAAATACAAGATCAATAGCGAAATGGTTGTGACCGACTGGCAGCCATATTCTGAAGAAGAATTTAAAATGAACCAGGAATTAATAAGACCTAATATCGTGATGGTAGACGATGTTTCTGGATTCTATGACTCACAATTCTGGGGTAATAACAATATTATCGAACCCGAAAAGTCTATTCAGAATGCAATTGATAAGATCAAACGTAAAATGGATTAA
- a CDS encoding AraC family transcriptional regulator, whose protein sequence is MNTTSKPRLERIEPGFGSSFSYRTHDKFQVGSKKTFWHYHPEVELVYVNGGCGKRQIGSHISYYRNGDLILIGSLLPHCAFTDGLTNHNCETVIQFRNDFLGNEFLDAPEMSRIQNLLERAKKGIVFHGDTKRGIGAIIESLRELNPFQKLLGLLEVLNTLEKTGDYTILNAEGFLLETNLQDNDRINIIFNFVKEHFQRPISLKEISDKVSMTNPAFCRYFKRITGKTFTQFVNEYRLAHSAKLLHERQISITDVCFESGFNNFSHFNKQFKAFTGRSPSVYRSELKFSVT, encoded by the coding sequence ATGAATACAACATCAAAACCAAGGCTGGAAAGAATAGAACCTGGATTTGGGAGTTCATTTTCATATAGAACACATGATAAATTCCAGGTTGGTTCGAAAAAGACCTTTTGGCACTATCATCCGGAGGTCGAACTGGTTTACGTGAATGGCGGCTGCGGAAAGCGGCAGATAGGAAGTCATATATCTTATTACAGGAATGGTGATCTCATATTAATTGGATCGCTTCTTCCCCATTGTGCTTTTACCGATGGGCTCACTAATCATAATTGCGAAACGGTGATACAGTTTAGAAATGATTTTCTTGGCAATGAATTTCTTGACGCGCCTGAAATGTCACGAATTCAGAACCTGCTCGAGAGAGCAAAAAAAGGAATCGTTTTTCATGGTGACACCAAGCGTGGTATAGGAGCTATCATTGAGTCTTTACGAGAGCTCAATCCTTTTCAAAAATTGCTTGGGTTACTGGAAGTTTTGAATACACTTGAAAAAACTGGGGATTATACGATTTTAAATGCTGAAGGTTTTCTGCTGGAAACTAACTTACAGGATAATGACAGGATCAATATCATTTTTAATTTTGTAAAAGAGCACTTCCAGAGACCAATTAGTTTAAAGGAGATCAGCGATAAGGTTAGTATGACTAACCCAGCTTTCTGCAGGTATTTTAAAAGAATTACCGGAAAAACATTTACTCAGTTTGTAAATGAGTACAGACTTGCGCATTCAGCTAAACTATTACACGAAAGACAGATTAGCATAACCGATGTTTGCTTTGAAAGTGGTTTTAATAATTTTAGTCATTTCAATAAACAATTCAAGGCATTTACTGGGAGGTCACCATCAGTCTATAGAAGTGAATTAAAATTTAGCGTTACATAA
- a CDS encoding 4Fe-4S dicluster domain-containing protein → MAIVITDECINCGACEPECPNTAIYEGADDWRYADGTDLEGDVVLPGGKEANANEAQEPISDEIYYIVPDKCTECKGFHEEPQCAAVCPVDCCVPDDEHVESEEKLLQKQSFMHHD, encoded by the coding sequence ATGGCAATTGTAATAACCGATGAATGTATAAACTGCGGTGCATGTGAACCAGAGTGTCCTAACACGGCAATTTACGAAGGTGCAGATGACTGGAGATATGCAGATGGAACCGATCTAGAAGGTGATGTGGTACTTCCCGGAGGGAAAGAGGCCAACGCAAACGAAGCTCAGGAACCTATAAGTGACGAAATTTACTATATAGTACCAGATAAATGTACCGAATGTAAAGGTTTTCACGAAGAACCTCAATGTGCGGCAGTTTGTCCAGTAGATTGTTGTGTTCCAGATGATGAGCATGTTGAATCTGAAGAAAAATTACTTCAGAAACAAAGTTTTATGCATCACGACTAA